From one Pseudomonas sp. B21-048 genomic stretch:
- a CDS encoding nucleotide pyrophosphohydrolase, with protein MNLVELTERLHAIRDRNDWRQFHSPKNLAMAASVEMSELVEIFQWLTEDQSRQLPADKLAHAGQEIGDIVLYLVLLCSELGLDMNEVVRSKLADSERRFS; from the coding sequence ATGAACCTTGTTGAACTGACCGAACGCCTGCACGCCATTCGCGACCGTAATGACTGGCGGCAATTTCACAGCCCGAAAAACCTGGCCATGGCCGCAAGCGTGGAAATGTCCGAGCTGGTGGAGATTTTCCAGTGGCTGACCGAAGACCAGTCGCGTCAGTTGCCGGCGGACAAGCTCGCCCATGCCGGGCAGGAAATCGGCGACATCGTGCTGTATCTAGTGCTGCTGTGCAGCGAGTTGGGGTTGGACATGAATGAAGTGGTGCGCAGCAAACTCGCGGACAGCGAACGGCGGTTCAGCTGA